From Actinosynnema mirum DSM 43827, a single genomic window includes:
- a CDS encoding arsenate reductase ArsC, whose product MSDLPEVLFVCVHNAGRSQMAAALLHHHAQGRVLVRSAGSAPAAVVNPAVVEAMAELGLDLSRESPKPLTAEAVRTADVVITMGCGDACPVFPGKRYLDWALDDPAGRGVDAVRPIRDEIDRRVRDLLAELVAGER is encoded by the coding sequence GTGTCCGACCTGCCCGAGGTGCTGTTCGTCTGCGTCCACAACGCGGGCCGCTCCCAGATGGCCGCCGCCCTGCTGCACCACCACGCCCAGGGCCGGGTCCTGGTGCGCTCGGCCGGGTCCGCGCCCGCCGCGGTGGTCAACCCGGCCGTGGTCGAGGCGATGGCCGAGCTCGGGCTCGACCTGTCGCGGGAGTCCCCCAAGCCGCTCACCGCCGAGGCCGTCCGGACCGCCGACGTGGTGATCACCATGGGCTGCGGCGACGCCTGCCCGGTCTTCCCCGGCAAGCGCTACCTCGACTGGGCCCTGGACGACCCCGCCGGGCGGGGTGTCGACGCGGTCCGGCCGATCCGCGACGAGATCGACCGCCGCGTCCGCGACCTCCTCGCCGAACTGGTGGCGGGCGAGCGGTAA
- the arsB gene encoding ACR3 family arsenite efflux transporter has translation MTAPPARLSPLDRLLPLWIGAAMAAGLLLGREVPGLDGALNAVAVDGISLPIALGLLVMMYPVLARVRYDRLGAVTGDRRLLWSSLALNWLVGPALMFALAWLLLPDLPEHRTGLIIVGLARCIAMVIIWNDLACGDREAAAVLVALNSVFQVLAFGLLGWFYLSALPGWLGLPTADLDVSAWQIAKSALVFLGVPLVAGYLTRRLGERARGREWYETRFLPRVGPLALHGLLFTIVVLFALQGEQITSRPLDVARVAAPLLAYFALMWAGSYALGRAIGLGYERTTTLAFTAAGNNFELAIAVAVATFGATSGQALAGVVGPLVEVPVLVGLVHLSLALRRHHPAAR, from the coding sequence GTGACCGCGCCCCCGGCTCGCCTGTCGCCCCTGGACCGCCTGCTGCCGCTGTGGATCGGCGCGGCGATGGCGGCTGGCCTGCTGCTCGGGCGAGAGGTCCCCGGTCTGGACGGGGCGCTGAACGCGGTCGCGGTCGACGGGATCTCGCTGCCGATCGCGCTCGGGCTGCTGGTGATGATGTACCCGGTGCTGGCCAGGGTCCGCTACGACCGGCTCGGCGCCGTCACCGGCGACCGCCGCCTGCTCTGGTCCTCCCTGGCCCTGAACTGGCTGGTCGGCCCCGCGCTGATGTTCGCGCTGGCCTGGCTGCTGCTGCCCGACCTGCCCGAGCACCGCACCGGCCTGATCATCGTCGGCCTGGCCCGCTGCATCGCCATGGTGATCATCTGGAACGACCTGGCGTGCGGCGACCGCGAGGCCGCCGCCGTCCTGGTCGCCCTCAACTCGGTGTTCCAGGTGCTCGCGTTCGGCCTGCTGGGCTGGTTCTACCTCTCCGCGCTGCCCGGCTGGCTCGGCCTGCCCACCGCCGACCTGGACGTGTCGGCCTGGCAGATCGCGAAGAGCGCGCTGGTCTTCCTCGGCGTCCCGCTGGTGGCCGGCTACCTCACCCGCCGCCTCGGCGAGCGGGCCAGGGGCCGCGAGTGGTACGAGACCCGGTTCCTGCCGCGCGTCGGCCCGCTCGCCCTCCACGGGCTGCTGTTCACCATCGTCGTGCTGTTCGCCCTGCAGGGCGAGCAGATCACCTCCCGCCCGCTCGACGTGGCCCGCGTCGCCGCGCCCCTGCTGGCCTACTTCGCCCTCATGTGGGCGGGCTCCTACGCCCTGGGCCGCGCGATCGGCCTCGGCTACGAGCGCACCACCACCCTCGCCTTCACCGCCGCGGGCAACAACTTCGAGCTGGCCATCGCCGTCGCCGTCGCCACCTTCGGCGCCACCAGCGGCCAGGCGCTGGCCGGGGTGGTGGGCCCGCTCGTCGAGGTGCCCGTCCTGGTCGGCCTGGTCCACCTCTCCCTGGCCCTGCGCCGCCACCACCCCGCCGCCCGCTGA
- a CDS encoding ArsR/SmtB family transcription factor, which produces MSKQESAASSAECCPGLLAAPLDAGRAAELAPVFKALGDPVRLRLLSMIAARAGGEVCVCELTPAFDLSQPTVSHHLKLLREAGLVDSERRGTWVHYRLRPETTDRLAALLTRPAGLSS; this is translated from the coding sequence ATGTCGAAACAGGAGTCGGCCGCGTCGTCCGCCGAGTGCTGCCCCGGCCTGCTCGCCGCGCCGCTGGACGCCGGGCGGGCCGCCGAGCTGGCCCCGGTGTTCAAGGCGCTGGGCGACCCGGTCCGGCTGCGCCTGCTGTCGATGATCGCCGCCCGCGCGGGCGGCGAGGTCTGCGTGTGCGAGCTGACCCCCGCCTTCGACCTGTCCCAGCCGACCGTCTCGCACCACCTCAAGCTGCTGCGCGAGGCGGGCCTGGTCGACAGCGAGCGGCGCGGCACCTGGGTCCACTACCGGCTGCGGCCCGAGACCACCGACCGCCTCGCCGCACTGCTCACCCGCCCCGCCGGGCTGTCGTCGTGA
- a CDS encoding PPOX class F420-dependent oxidoreductase translates to MPKIATADAVDRAALVEFLRPRHRAVLMTSRASGGTQSSPVTCGVDAQGRIVVSTYPERAKVRNIRREPRVSLCVLSDDWDGPYAHVDGVAEVLDLPEALEPLVEYFRCVAGEHPDWDEYRAAMLKQGKVLVRVAIDGWGPIATGGFPPGR, encoded by the coding sequence ATGCCGAAGATCGCCACCGCCGACGCCGTCGACCGCGCCGCGCTCGTCGAGTTCCTGCGCCCCCGCCACCGCGCGGTGCTCATGACCTCCCGCGCCTCCGGCGGGACCCAGTCCTCCCCCGTCACCTGCGGGGTCGACGCGCAGGGCCGGATCGTGGTGTCGACCTACCCGGAGCGGGCGAAGGTGCGCAACATCCGGCGCGAGCCGCGGGTGAGCCTGTGCGTGCTCTCCGACGACTGGGACGGCCCCTACGCGCACGTGGACGGCGTCGCCGAGGTGCTGGACCTGCCCGAGGCCCTCGAACCGCTGGTGGAGTACTTCCGCTGCGTCGCGGGCGAGCACCCGGACTGGGACGAGTACCGGGCGGCGATGCTCAAGCAGGGCAAGGTGCTGGTGCGGGTGGCGATCGACGGCTGGGGGCCGATCGCCACCGGTGGTTTCCCGCCTGGGCGGTAG
- a CDS encoding GNAT family N-acetyltransferase, whose protein sequence is MTELGPVRWPPDPIRTGRLVLRPSEARDRAALVELFSSPQVGAGVGGPQPPERFDRAVLEREMPEVPGDRPGFLVVELGGAAVGAVTFDRRPAEPGSTRPDGEVGIGYLFLPGVWGRGYATEACEAALDWFARALPGEPVLLCTALDNGRSVRLAARLGFAEVERFRAYGAEQWLGVRVPPPPSR, encoded by the coding sequence ATGACCGAGCTGGGTCCCGTCCGCTGGCCGCCCGACCCGATCCGCACCGGACGGCTCGTGCTCCGCCCCTCCGAGGCGCGCGACCGCGCGGCGCTGGTCGAGCTGTTCTCCTCGCCGCAGGTGGGCGCGGGCGTCGGCGGCCCGCAGCCGCCCGAGCGGTTCGACCGCGCGGTGCTGGAGCGCGAGATGCCCGAGGTGCCCGGCGACCGCCCCGGTTTCCTCGTGGTCGAGCTCGGCGGGGCCGCGGTCGGCGCGGTCACGTTCGACCGGCGTCCCGCCGAGCCCGGCTCCACCCGGCCGGACGGGGAGGTCGGCATCGGCTACCTGTTCCTGCCGGGGGTGTGGGGGCGCGGGTACGCCACCGAGGCGTGCGAGGCCGCGCTGGACTGGTTCGCCCGCGCGCTCCCCGGCGAACCGGTGCTGCTGTGCACCGCGCTGGACAACGGGCGCTCGGTGCGCCTGGCCGCGCGGCTCGGGTTCGCCGAGGTGGAGCGGTTCCGGGCGTACGGGGCCGAGCAGTGGCTCGGCGTGCGCGTCCCGCCCCCGCCCTCCCGCTGA
- a CDS encoding NfeD family protein, which produces MGFVPALIWMILGVLLIAAEVLSGDFVLVMLGAAALGAAGAAGLGADLVVSALVFSALSLGLVAGVRPVLKRRLDKGLGHRSGVEALLGGTAVVVSTVDGHGGRVRIGGEVWSARSMDHAVLEPGAEVTVVEISGATAVVLGT; this is translated from the coding sequence ATGGGTTTCGTGCCCGCGCTGATCTGGATGATCCTCGGTGTCCTGCTGATCGCGGCCGAGGTCTTGTCGGGTGACTTCGTGCTCGTCATGCTGGGCGCCGCCGCGCTCGGGGCGGCGGGAGCGGCGGGGCTGGGCGCCGACCTGGTGGTCAGCGCCCTGGTGTTCTCCGCCCTGTCGCTCGGCCTGGTCGCCGGGGTCCGCCCGGTGCTCAAGCGCCGCCTGGACAAGGGGCTCGGGCACCGCTCGGGCGTGGAGGCGCTGCTGGGCGGCACGGCCGTCGTCGTGTCCACAGTGGACGGGCACGGGGGTAGGGTCCGCATCGGGGGCGAGGTCTGGTCGGCGCGGTCCATGGACCACGCCGTGCTCGAACCCGGCGCGGAAGTGACCGTTGTCGAGATCTCCGGCGCGACCGCCGTGGTGCTGGGGACCTGA
- a CDS encoding ANTAR domain-containing protein produces MPSDQQHPTTDTRHEELRQELAEAQVTLRQLRSAMPTNRLIGVATGIIAERLRITPERALDTLVRASQNDNRKLRDVAMDVVNEQRGLTTLDG; encoded by the coding sequence ATGCCCAGCGACCAGCAGCACCCCACCACCGACACCCGCCACGAGGAGCTGCGCCAGGAGCTTGCCGAGGCCCAGGTGACCCTCCGGCAGCTCCGCTCGGCCATGCCCACCAACCGCCTCATCGGGGTCGCCACCGGCATCATCGCCGAACGCCTGCGCATCACCCCCGAGCGGGCCCTGGACACCCTCGTGCGCGCCAGCCAGAACGACAACCGCAAGCTCCGCGACGTCGCCATGGACGTGGTCAACGAGCAGCGCGGCCTGACCACCCTCGACGGCTGA
- a CDS encoding SPFH domain-containing protein has protein sequence MIAVLVLLVLITVAKSVLVIPQATAAVVERLGRYRTTAAPGLNILVPFLDRVRARIDLREQVVSFPPQPVITQDNLTVSIDTVVYFQVTDPRSAVYEISNYIVGVEQLTTTTLRNLVGGMSLEETLTSRDQINNQLRGVLDEATGRWGIRVARVELKAIDPPPSIQDSMEKQMRADREKRAMILTAEGQRESAIKTAEGQKQSQILAAEGAKQASILSAEAERQSRILKAQGERAARYLQAQGQAKAIEKVFAAIKAGRPTPEVLAYQYLQTLPQMAQGDANKVWLVPSDYGKALEGFARMLGKPGDDGVFRYEPPAPEPPAAPTQEQDDPSVADWFDTAPDPAVAEAVRAAEAVARKEVPGPLETTRQLSSPTPQAGQVGGGEERRAVGQGEGAV, from the coding sequence TTGATCGCAGTCCTGGTGCTGCTGGTGCTGATCACGGTGGCGAAGTCCGTTCTGGTGATCCCCCAGGCCACGGCCGCGGTGGTCGAGCGCCTTGGCCGCTACCGCACCACCGCGGCGCCGGGCCTGAACATCCTGGTGCCGTTCCTGGACCGGGTGCGCGCCCGCATCGACCTGCGCGAGCAGGTCGTGTCGTTCCCGCCGCAGCCGGTGATCACCCAGGACAACCTGACCGTGTCCATCGACACGGTGGTGTACTTCCAGGTGACCGATCCGCGCTCGGCGGTCTACGAGATCTCCAACTACATCGTGGGCGTCGAGCAGCTGACCACCACCACGCTGCGCAACCTGGTGGGCGGCATGAGCCTGGAGGAGACGCTCACCTCCCGCGACCAGATCAACAACCAGCTGCGCGGCGTGCTCGACGAGGCCACCGGCCGCTGGGGCATCCGGGTGGCGCGCGTGGAGCTCAAGGCGATCGACCCGCCGCCCTCCATCCAGGACTCGATGGAGAAGCAGATGCGCGCCGACCGCGAGAAGCGCGCGATGATCCTGACCGCCGAGGGCCAGCGCGAGTCGGCGATCAAGACCGCCGAGGGCCAGAAGCAGTCGCAGATCCTCGCGGCCGAGGGCGCCAAGCAGGCGTCGATCCTGTCGGCGGAGGCGGAGCGGCAGTCCCGCATCCTCAAGGCGCAGGGCGAGCGCGCGGCCCGGTACCTGCAGGCGCAGGGCCAGGCGAAGGCGATCGAGAAGGTGTTCGCCGCGATCAAGGCCGGGCGGCCCACGCCCGAGGTGCTGGCGTACCAGTACCTGCAGACGCTGCCGCAGATGGCGCAGGGCGACGCGAACAAGGTGTGGCTGGTGCCCAGCGACTACGGCAAGGCCCTGGAGGGCTTCGCCAGGATGCTGGGCAAGCCGGGCGACGACGGCGTGTTCCGCTACGAGCCCCCGGCCCCGGAGCCGCCCGCGGCCCCGACGCAGGAGCAGGACGACCCGTCGGTCGCCGACTGGTTCGACACCGCGCCGGACCCGGCGGTGGCCGAGGCCGTGCGCGCGGCGGAGGCGGTGGCCCGCAAGGAGGTCCCCGGCCCGCTGGAGACCACCCGCCAGCTGAGCTCGCCCACCCCCCAGGCGGGGCAGGTGGGCGGTGGCGAGGAGCGCCGGGCGGTCGGGCAGGGCGAGGGCGCGGTCTGA
- a CDS encoding putative bifunctional diguanylate cyclase/phosphodiesterase: MGGAWHREVLQRTDIGYGVTDPATTLRWANPALAGILGIDPEHLPGRSLSALLPGAPDRPRPGLALLTPAGEGHRWLEVTCQRLDASGGDLLYRVADVTAWRDRELEATHEADALRRAQVLGRMGTWEWHIAEDRVEWSDTLLGMFGYPAGTALDYAAYTGHVHPDDLPTIQSTLTEALRTGAGFSYTHRMTLGDGVTERWFECFGEVVTDPDGTPQRVLGTAHDITQSRRVHDELLALAEQDPLTGLANRRAVTRELERRLATGGTGSLLLLDLDNFKDVNDLRGHAVGDRLMRALAAALRTRLEPEHLIGRLGGDEFAVVLPDTGPADAARVAEHLRDTIARLPLATPATRTTISTGVAGYGTSGDTWELVLANADLALYASKAAGRNRVTVYEPGHYADTAKRVSVLDRLRGALDGGGLALHAMPMVRLATGRVLGHELLLRLEDGQEPRLGPADFLPEAERTNLVHEIDRWVLATAIDTLVRHPDPELRFNVNVSGRTLEDPEFGGFVLDRLAGAGVAPGRLGIEITETAAVTNLDAARTLAHQLRGHGCRIVLDDFGSGFGSFVHLKHLPITGIKIDGEFVRGIDERGPDAVLVSGIMRIAQGLGLSAVAEWVERPEQVRTLTSLGVRVGQGFHLGGPVPLGQVLSAQPQAPDGALSPERNPAIDRRS, translated from the coding sequence GTGGGCGGCGCGTGGCACCGAGAGGTGCTCCAGCGGACCGACATCGGCTACGGCGTGACGGACCCCGCCACCACCCTGAGGTGGGCCAACCCCGCGCTGGCAGGCATCCTCGGCATCGATCCCGAGCACCTGCCGGGCCGCTCCCTGTCGGCGCTGCTCCCCGGAGCCCCCGACCGGCCGAGGCCGGGCCTGGCGCTGCTGACCCCGGCGGGGGAGGGCCACCGGTGGCTGGAGGTGACCTGCCAGCGGCTCGACGCCTCCGGCGGGGACCTGCTGTACCGGGTCGCCGACGTCACCGCGTGGCGCGACCGGGAGCTGGAGGCCACCCACGAGGCCGACGCGCTGCGCCGCGCGCAGGTGCTGGGCCGCATGGGCACCTGGGAGTGGCACATCGCCGAGGACCGCGTCGAGTGGTCCGACACCCTGCTGGGCATGTTCGGCTACCCGGCCGGGACCGCCCTGGACTACGCCGCGTACACCGGGCACGTCCACCCCGACGACCTGCCCACCATCCAGTCCACCCTCACCGAGGCGCTGCGCACCGGGGCCGGGTTCTCCTACACGCACCGCATGACGTTGGGCGACGGCGTCACCGAGCGCTGGTTCGAGTGCTTCGGCGAGGTCGTCACCGACCCCGACGGGACCCCGCAGCGGGTGCTGGGCACCGCGCACGACATCACCCAGTCCCGGCGCGTGCACGACGAGCTGCTGGCCCTGGCCGAGCAGGACCCGCTGACGGGCCTGGCGAACCGGCGGGCGGTCACCCGCGAGCTGGAGCGCCGCCTGGCCACCGGCGGCACCGGGTCGCTGCTGCTGCTGGACCTGGACAACTTCAAGGACGTCAACGACCTGCGCGGGCACGCCGTGGGCGACCGGCTCATGCGGGCCCTGGCCGCCGCGCTGCGCACCCGCCTGGAACCGGAGCACCTGATCGGCAGGCTGGGCGGCGACGAGTTCGCGGTGGTGCTGCCCGACACCGGCCCCGCCGACGCCGCCCGCGTGGCCGAGCACCTGCGCGACACCATCGCCCGCCTGCCGCTGGCCACCCCGGCCACCCGCACCACCATCAGCACGGGCGTGGCCGGGTACGGCACGAGCGGCGACACGTGGGAGCTGGTGCTGGCCAACGCCGACCTGGCGCTCTACGCGAGCAAGGCGGCAGGCCGCAACCGGGTCACCGTGTACGAGCCGGGCCACTACGCCGACACCGCCAAGCGCGTGTCCGTGCTGGACCGGCTGCGCGGTGCGCTGGACGGCGGGGGCCTCGCGCTGCACGCGATGCCGATGGTGCGCCTGGCCACCGGCCGCGTCCTCGGGCACGAGCTGCTGCTGCGCCTGGAGGACGGGCAGGAGCCGCGCCTGGGCCCCGCGGACTTCCTGCCCGAGGCCGAGCGCACCAACCTGGTGCACGAGATCGACCGGTGGGTGCTGGCCACCGCCATCGACACCCTGGTGCGCCACCCCGACCCGGAGTTGCGGTTCAACGTCAACGTCTCCGGCCGCACCCTGGAGGACCCGGAGTTCGGCGGGTTCGTCCTCGACCGGCTCGCCGGGGCCGGGGTGGCGCCGGGCAGGCTCGGCATCGAGATCACCGAGACCGCCGCCGTGACGAACCTGGACGCCGCCCGCACCCTCGCCCACCAGCTGCGCGGCCACGGCTGCCGGATCGTGCTGGACGACTTCGGCTCCGGGTTCGGCTCGTTCGTGCACCTCAAGCACCTGCCCATCACCGGCATCAAGATCGACGGCGAGTTCGTGCGCGGCATCGACGAGCGCGGCCCGGACGCGGTGCTGGTGTCCGGGATCATGCGCATCGCCCAGGGGCTCGGGCTGTCGGCCGTGGCCGAGTGGGTGGAGCGCCCCGAGCAGGTCCGCACCCTCACCAGCCTCGGCGTCCGCGTCGGGCAGGGCTTCCACCTCGGCGGCCCGGTGCCGCTGGGGCAAGTCCTTTCAGCCCAACCGCAGGCACCGGACGGCGCATTGTCCCCGGAGCGAAACCCTGCGATAGATAGGCGTTCCTAG
- a CDS encoding Ku protein, which translates to MRATWRGSVTVGLVSFPVRLTPVRQERGVRLHQVHRVDGGRVRHRRVCELCGEELEAADLARGHDSGAGVVLVEDEELAGLRALPSRAVEVVQFSPAGQVDPVLLGRAYYLEPEEPGTGSYSVLREVLERGGLVGIARVPLRGREVVAVVRPRGGVLVLQVLVWAEEVREPDFVVPVAVSGERELGLAASLVGAMTEDFDPAAFPDAYSAGLTRVVADKLAGQRLERQERQRREAGEVRQADETDEAAETEVPEVDIPASRAPGETGGELLAALRRSLERLRGGRR; encoded by the coding sequence ATGCGCGCGACGTGGCGGGGGTCGGTGACGGTCGGGCTGGTGTCGTTCCCGGTGCGGTTGACGCCGGTGCGGCAGGAACGCGGGGTGCGGCTGCACCAGGTGCACCGGGTCGACGGCGGCCGGGTGCGGCACCGGCGGGTGTGCGAGCTGTGCGGCGAGGAGCTGGAGGCCGCCGATCTCGCGCGCGGGCACGACTCCGGGGCCGGGGTGGTGCTGGTGGAGGACGAGGAGCTGGCCGGGCTGCGGGCGCTGCCCTCGCGGGCGGTGGAGGTGGTGCAGTTCTCGCCAGCCGGGCAGGTGGACCCGGTGCTGCTGGGGCGCGCCTACTACCTGGAGCCGGAGGAGCCGGGGACCGGGTCGTACTCGGTGCTGCGGGAGGTGCTGGAGCGCGGCGGGCTGGTCGGGATCGCCCGCGTCCCGCTGCGGGGGCGCGAGGTGGTGGCGGTGGTGCGACCGCGCGGCGGGGTGCTGGTGCTCCAGGTGCTGGTGTGGGCCGAGGAGGTGCGGGAGCCGGACTTCGTGGTGCCGGTCGCCGTCTCCGGCGAGCGGGAGCTGGGGCTGGCGGCCTCGCTGGTCGGGGCGATGACCGAGGACTTCGACCCGGCCGCGTTCCCCGACGCCTACTCGGCGGGCCTGACGCGGGTGGTGGCCGACAAGCTCGCCGGGCAGCGGCTGGAGCGGCAGGAGCGGCAGCGGCGCGAGGCCGGCGAAGTGCGGCAGGCCGACGAGACGGACGAGGCAGCCGAGACCGAGGTGCCGGAGGTGGACATCCCCGCCTCGCGCGCGCCGGGCGAGACCGGCGGCGAGCTGCTGGCCGCGCTGCGCCGCAGCCTGGAGCGGCTGCGCGGCGGGCGGCGCTGA
- a CDS encoding VOC family protein, translating into MPTPTTRGLRRLELSASRPESAMNFYAELFGWVVIAEPGDAYSGWAGDRLATRITPGEDPTWRVTFAAKQPRVIDAHTDTDAGRPLHGPWAPPPRPGEPCWVELVNPVEDDAHWTAELGWTSRTPDEDFTLYDSITPQPRAVTGRLRTDQALPSGWLTYFAVPDLAAALATANGLGASTVAEPRRVPTGHVAAIAGPDERICALLENPAGWGGEHHRVD; encoded by the coding sequence ATGCCCACCCCCACCACACGAGGGCTGCGCCGCCTGGAGCTGAGCGCGTCCCGACCCGAGTCCGCGATGAACTTCTACGCCGAGCTGTTCGGCTGGGTCGTCATCGCCGAACCCGGAGACGCCTACAGCGGATGGGCGGGCGACCGCCTGGCCACCCGCATCACCCCAGGGGAGGACCCCACCTGGCGCGTCACCTTCGCGGCCAAGCAGCCGCGCGTGATCGACGCGCACACCGACACCGACGCGGGCCGCCCGCTCCACGGGCCCTGGGCCCCGCCGCCCAGACCGGGCGAGCCCTGCTGGGTCGAGCTGGTCAACCCGGTCGAGGACGACGCGCACTGGACCGCCGAACTGGGCTGGACCAGCCGCACCCCCGACGAGGACTTCACCCTGTACGACAGCATCACGCCGCAGCCCAGGGCCGTCACCGGCAGGCTGCGCACCGACCAGGCGCTGCCCTCGGGGTGGCTGACCTACTTCGCCGTCCCCGACCTGGCCGCCGCGCTCGCCACCGCGAACGGCCTCGGGGCGAGCACCGTCGCCGAGCCGCGCCGGGTGCCCACCGGGCACGTGGCGGCCATCGCCGGGCCGGACGAGCGGATCTGCGCGCTCCTGGAGAACCCGGCCGGGTGGGGCGGCGAGCACCACCGCGTCGACTAG
- a CDS encoding DUF3097 domain-containing protein, giving the protein MRSHDYGRDVLSAPKRRKVPEVPAELGLVVEDASSGFCGAVVRFEQGRVVLEDRRGGTRQFPLLPAAFLIDGAPVTLTRPAPSATPAAAARAFSASGSIRVEGLKARTARDSRIWVEGLHDAELVERVWGHDLRVEGVVVEPLDGVDVLAARIAEFGTGPGRRLGVLVDHLVPGSKESRLVEGITDPDVLVTGHPYVDVWQAVKPEAVGIAAWPVVPRGVPWKEGVCAELGWGETWEGWQRVLAGVGGFRDLEPSILGAVERLIDFVTEPLPD; this is encoded by the coding sequence GTGCGATCCCACGACTACGGCCGCGACGTCCTGTCCGCCCCCAAGCGCCGCAAGGTGCCCGAGGTCCCGGCCGAGCTCGGCCTGGTCGTCGAGGACGCCTCCTCCGGGTTCTGCGGCGCGGTCGTGCGGTTCGAGCAGGGCCGGGTCGTGCTGGAGGACCGCAGGGGCGGCACCCGGCAGTTCCCGCTGCTGCCCGCCGCGTTCCTGATCGACGGCGCCCCCGTCACCCTCACCCGCCCCGCGCCGTCCGCCACCCCCGCCGCCGCGGCGCGCGCGTTCTCCGCGTCCGGCTCGATCCGCGTGGAGGGCCTCAAGGCCCGCACCGCCCGCGACAGCCGCATCTGGGTGGAGGGCCTGCACGACGCCGAGCTGGTCGAGCGCGTCTGGGGCCACGACCTGCGGGTGGAGGGCGTGGTGGTCGAGCCCCTCGACGGGGTGGACGTGCTGGCCGCGCGGATCGCCGAGTTCGGCACCGGGCCCGGCAGGCGGCTCGGGGTGCTGGTGGACCACCTGGTGCCCGGCAGCAAGGAGTCCCGCCTGGTCGAGGGGATCACCGACCCGGACGTGCTGGTCACCGGTCACCCGTACGTGGACGTGTGGCAGGCGGTCAAGCCCGAGGCGGTGGGGATCGCGGCGTGGCCGGTGGTGCCCAGGGGCGTGCCGTGGAAGGAAGGGGTGTGCGCCGAGCTGGGCTGGGGCGAGACGTGGGAGGGCTGGCAGCGGGTGCTCGCCGGGGTCGGCGGGTTCCGCGACCTGGAGCCGTCGATCCTGGGCGCGGTGGAGCGGCTGATCGACTTCGTCACGGAACCGCTGCCGGATTAG
- a CDS encoding DUF6880 family protein, with translation MDVLPERVISLLRSPWPWELRWQGLASTVGELSDLVRTGLADTATIASVVEALLHGAGPAHRAALHGLVDRVLDLHAATCAGELPDPIVLAEWLLRVQTGFPELPEVRLAPYAPALGERGLAHYRRIALARFDALPVIAFGSLGFYDRERWALLRAAEELAEHTGDVDLHVLVLSRNLAGGWDYLRIATVLHEAGRPDEALDWTRRGLRATGGRGAATRLVDAAVDECLRVGRLDDAVDLRWRAFTTTPTSGAYLRLRGLAAPAGDWPVLRGRALAHLARHADTAALREVVTAELAASPVAGWLEHLRAELRRAGRAAELDALADLTADTGPAGQTEQAGPAGLVGPAKPVADTG, from the coding sequence GTGGATGTCCTGCCGGAGCGCGTGATCAGTCTGCTGCGGTCGCCGTGGCCGTGGGAACTGCGCTGGCAAGGCCTGGCCTCCACAGTCGGCGAGCTGTCCGACCTGGTCAGAACCGGTTTAGCGGACACCGCCACCATCGCCTCCGTCGTCGAGGCCCTCCTGCACGGCGCAGGACCCGCCCACCGGGCCGCCTTGCACGGGCTCGTCGACCGGGTGCTCGACCTGCACGCCGCCACCTGTGCGGGTGAACTGCCTGACCCGATCGTGCTGGCCGAGTGGTTGCTGCGCGTGCAGACCGGTTTCCCCGAACTCCCCGAGGTCCGCCTCGCCCCCTACGCCCCCGCGCTGGGGGAGCGCGGCCTCGCGCACTACCGGCGGATCGCGCTGGCCCGGTTCGACGCGCTCCCCGTCATCGCCTTCGGCTCGCTCGGCTTCTACGACCGCGAGCGCTGGGCCCTGCTGCGCGCCGCGGAGGAGCTGGCCGAGCACACCGGCGACGTCGACCTGCACGTGCTCGTGCTCTCCCGCAACCTCGCGGGCGGCTGGGACTATTTGCGCATCGCCACCGTCCTGCACGAGGCGGGCCGCCCCGACGAGGCCCTGGACTGGACCCGGCGCGGGTTGCGCGCCACCGGCGGGCGCGGCGCGGCCACCCGGCTCGTGGACGCCGCCGTGGACGAGTGCCTGCGCGTCGGGCGGCTGGACGACGCGGTCGACCTGCGCTGGCGGGCGTTCACCACCACCCCCACCTCCGGCGCCTACCTGCGGCTGCGCGGTCTGGCGGCGCCTGCGGGGGACTGGCCGGTGCTGCGCGGGCGCGCCCTGGCCCACCTGGCCCGGCACGCCGACACCGCCGCCCTGCGCGAGGTCGTGACGGCGGAACTGGCCGCGTCACCGGTGGCCGGGTGGCTGGAGCACCTGCGCGCCGAGCTGCGCAGGGCCGGGCGCGCGGCGGAGCTGGACGCGCTGGCCGACCTCACCGCCGACACCGGACCGGCAGGGCAGACCGAACAGGCCGGACCGGCAGGGTTGGTCGGGCCGGCCAAGCCGGTGGCCGATACCGGCTGA